A genomic region of Brienomyrus brachyistius isolate T26 chromosome 6, BBRACH_0.4, whole genome shotgun sequence contains the following coding sequences:
- the si:dkey-11f4.7 gene encoding piezo-type mechanosensitive ion channel component 2 isoform X3, translating into MARDTVVGVIYKLLLPLLLLAAICFRYNGLSVVYLLFLLFLPLLPDPTAISLNGKTGSFLVAVCCTSITFLALQCGLQITFAYIPEHVSGFWELVFYHFGIVRFSNVSLGNIVRLLAPDTGLFLSALFIYRLCRKLLESQGRVTGHENCIVSSSSELHRSHLEEFDTESEDENSEMTDRSSLDSSERGGRTPGVPPRLLQKLILFAAGLRLLLSTILNMAGKVVITALLGLAGIALPSLTSAVYFAVFLGLVWLWVCCRPPSLLIFCSLCVMMAIFSAGHLLALYLYQLPFFQEIVPPRNIYARLFGMTAIIQTNHSDPHSLRLQPDITWPVFINPLVLLLLYYTLVTLLKNWVPEEEDDVECDLPERPLPAMVWLSGDQKELLASMDEDNEPIAILMSKSWSDNKELESVLEKDPDSHKPPAYRDVHTSHVSDVDEEESDHVTENEPITDTVSGPAKPSGLALFGHFIMNQSYISSLIIMMVWSITYNSWLTFVLLVWSCLIWILRDRRHYAMLSAPFLAVYGTALVLAGYLSGLRLGQDELFPGLPASVLLDFDLRRYDTPCIHLGAKVLYAFTFWLLQRQHLMEKREKHFEQDEPPEVKVLPSADDGSSLTIMAVLGSLIRGTLVKYWIVVCCSMFFVTSFSGKVVVYKILYIVLFLFCVVLYQVSYDVWRRVLKYFWAVVVGYSMVVLIAIYTYQFQSVRELLRQVMGLSEEGLRDLGFEQFDTVELFARILLPAAFLLACILQLHYFNSDFLRLTDLDDLPVSSSSEEDLSNTVKVIFQALKENIQKLKKRLAKEQMSTDSVYTLADESLTNSGEKTPKANEGSQTSQWDLVLDRASVLLLQGLLALRRGQELCWRLLELHSMKIVSTGIILISLKEVCLMNFLFMVLWVFALPFPRIRPVAASISSVWACVMVICKMMYQLKFVKPSEYSSNCTAWLTSANGTWSRSNQERLLKASLLYVGPVDPAEWLAALQKCEDKILPCLQNHLMVLALLVFDITVQRHQLHYRLRNDLKVPLTGTIFHTVTRQHLDRGVGPCLKYFINYFYYKFGLEVCCVLALNVIGQRMDFLSLLHSFALIAVLSRRRRKAIGEMWPRYCCFTASLMVLQYLLCIGIPPALCYDYPWRTSNQALSSNLIKWLYLPDFAMRPNPVFILYDYILLLGSSLQWQVFEDENRAAVRLIAGENVEISRNLDAQALSQYSPVNNFLHCRSYLDMVKVFVFSYFFWLVLSLIFITGTTRISIFCMGYLVACFYFMLFGGSLLMQPVRHILRLWDWLIGYTCIVITFKNLLSLGSCVYLGRLLQNGCWLIQTFSMFCTIQGYDIPQPNSICELPEGEAGIIWDAICFTFLLAQRRVFLSYYFLYVVSDLKASKILASRGAELFEAKVKKRIAARLELEKKSVETLKKQMEKIKSKQSSQPNKQDPPEQTGAEQKGESEKGEKSSGERWWQPRASHPSMANTATYALFESDSEEEEEGSQMKEEMTSPPKKKTAFQLAYEAWTTSSKVALKGHKTEVSRLKKQERRGSQALQRPQGIEKTESSEDELDPCAEEDMKEEEEKLLQRFIDSVRLFWVLILSLLDDLADGLNSLCKDNLGISRVLHFERAILGQQQKKGKEVSHESVKQFYQSWMSRQSTQASLEAEDPQPRLSSPPDLPSSLHGYAKFKNSTSKMSLGSSLSSCMTEETLLGSRQATIDLDETPETPPSAKQLRHKLVKSANVDQSSFDADDSVPSIPVDTYQDSMEDKELKIYTEKLKDHSQRAKVQTEMMKDHSEELQQYSEEPEVLREELKVHREHLQSHSKEFHTPELRSHSHEDHSEESEVHSEPHIQSEVSKIYDQEHAGDKELPKAVSSDEIASGTLLAMTEEIPEPRVLSQETRALTASELLLNKIFDIEEIKESDDFYHSLPRLLRLMFALYNTMVSKSEWLCYFVIILNHMVSASLLTLVLPILIFLWAMLSVPRPTKRFWMTAIIYTELTVVIKYFFQFGFFPWTTSSYRGINADRPFCLPNIIGLEKKDGYVLFDLLQLLVLFFHRSILKCHGLWDNKEVEMPDFFKKLKRKTEKNRASSGEKRRLLFLPVQASTGALFRRRKGCSMDENGDTVSKKNPLNKSRHHSKVPQARMKRIKQKIRERILEAKAVVIETALHVYLPIRQFFYDIIHPEYSPVCDVYALMFLIDVVNFIVIIFGYWAFGKHTAAADITESLSEDQVPEAFLVMLLIQFGTMVVDRALYLRKTLLGKCVFQVVLVFGIHFWMFFILPGVTERRFNRNHVAQLWYFVKCIYFGLSAYQIKCGYPNRVLGNFLTKNYNYINLFLFQGFRLIPFLTELRAVMDWVWTDTTLSLSNWICVEDIYANIFILKCWRESEKKYPQPPGQKKKKVVKYGMGGFIIFALICIVWFPLLFMSLAKSVAGVTNQPLDVTLQLSIAGYEPLFTMSAQEQNLVPFSQSAYHKLTNQYATHPAAMQFIVKYVAEDIVVAKIKSDASLVWGISPASRQAMITELSQSSHVYITLRWSLLRNASIAMNAVTAGERTVKYQDKQMIDEIVQVLRGLRSQSVIIQSLLPKYIRGASGPEAKVAHRLETENLDNPELLQTTALFRPLSVKLQQPNNSLEPQWWVIQECQANQPQTSCSNIEIVIFNDKDCGTVHVSSAGYRQVCAGVLQWNLTVHNVRGAALCGPCSETVH; encoded by the exons ATGGCACGCGACACTGTGGTGGGAGTGATTTATAAGTTATTACTGCCTTTGCTTTTGTTAGCTG CCATCTGCTTCCGATATAATGGTCTCTCTGTGGTgtacctcctcttcctcctcttcctccccttGCTACCAGACCCGACAGCGATATCGTTGAATG GTAAAACAGGCTCCTTCCTGGTGGCTGTTTGCTGCACAAGCATCACCTTCTTGGCCCTGCAGTGTGGACTGCAAATCACATTCGCTTATATTCCCGAGCACG TTAGCGGTTTTTGGGAGCTTGTTTTTTACCACTTTGGAATTGTCAG ATTCAGCAATGTGAGTTTAGGAAACATTGTTCGTCTCTTGGCTCCTGACACAGGACTCTTCCTATCTGCACTGTTTATCTATCGGCTGTGTAGGAAGTTGCTTGAGTCCCAGGGCCGTGTGACCGGCCATGAGAACTGCATCGTGTCCTCCAGCAGTGAG CTTCACAGGTCGCATCTGGAGGAGTTTGACACAGAGTCAGAGGATGAAAACAGTGAAATGACAGACAGGTCATCCTTGGACAGTTCGGAGAGGGGCGGAAGGACCCCGGGTGTCCCGCCTCGCTTGCTCCAGAAGCTGATTCTGTTTGCTGCTGGGCTCCGGCTTCTCCTGAGTACCATTCTGAACATGGCTGGGAAAGTAGTGATCACAGCTCTCCTGGGGCTAGCAG GTATTGCCTTGCCCTCCCTGACTTCAGCAGTGTACTTTGCCGTGTTCCTGGGCCTCGTGTGGCTGTGGGTCTGTTGTCGCCCCCCAAGCCTGCTCATCTTCTGCAGTCTCTGTGTGATGATGGCCATCTTCAGTGCTGGCCATTTGCTCGCTCTCTACCTGTACCAGCTTCCCTTCTTCCAGGAGATTGTTCCCCCACGGAACATCTATGCTAG GCTTTTTGGTATGACAGCAATCATTCAGACAAACCACTCAGACCCACACAGCCTGCGCCTGCAACCGGATATCACCTGGCCTGTCTTCATCAACCCTCTGGTCTTACTGCTGCTGTACTACACCCTTGTGACTCTGTTGAAGAACTGGGTTCCTGAGGAG GAGGATGATGTAGAGTGCGATCTGCCAGAGAGACCCCTGCCTGCAATGGTCTGGCTCTCTGGTGACCAGAAGGAG CTGCTGGCCAGCATGGATGAAGACAATGag CCCATTGCCATCCTAATGAGCAAGTCATGGTCTGACAACAAGGAACTGGAGTCTGTACTGGAGAAAGATCCTGACTCTCACAAACCACCAGCGTACAGAGATGTGCACACTAGTCATG TATCGGACGTGGATGAGGAAGAGAGTGATCATGTGACAGAAAACGAGCCTATCACAGATACCGTTTCAGGCCCTGCTAAACCCAGTGGGTTAGCTTTGTTTGGACATTTTATTATGAATCAGAGCTACATCAGTTCACTTATAATCATGATG GTGTGGAGCATTACCTACAACAGCTGGCTCACCTTTGTGCTGCTGGTGTGGTCCTGTTTGATTTGGATCCTGCGGGACCGCCGGCACTACGCCATGCTCTCTGCCCCCTTCCTGGCAGTCTATGGCACGGCGCTGGTGCTGGCCGGCTACCTGAGTGGACTGCGGCTGGGTCAGGATGAGCTCTTTCCTGGCCTGCCTGCCTCTGTGCTCCTCGACTTTGACTTGCGCCGCTATGACACGCCCTGCATCCACTTGGGAGCGAAG GTCCTGTACGCCTTCACCTTTTGGCTGCTGCAGCGGCAACATCTGATGGAGAAACGAGAGAAACACTTTGAGCAGGATGAACCTCCTGAAGTCAAAGTGCTGCCGTCAG CTGATGACGGCAGCTCTCTGACAATAATGGCTGTGCTGGGCTCGCTTATTAGAGGCACGCTGGTGAAATACTGGATCGTTGTCTGCTGCTCCATGTTTTTTGTGACCAGCTTCTCCGGAAAGGTGGTAGTCTACAAAATCCTCTACATCGTGCTTTTTCTCTTTTGCGTCGTCCTCTATCAG GTGAGCTACGATGTGTGGAGACGTGTGCTGAAGTACTTCTGGGCtgtggtggtaggctactccaTGGTAGTCTTAATAGCCATCTACACATACCAGTTCCAGAGTGTTAGAGAGCTGCTTCGGCAGGTGATGGGCCTCTCTGAAGAAGG CCTTCGTGACCTGGGTTTTGAGCAGTTTGATACTGTAGAGCTGTTTGCTCGCATCTTGCTGCCGGCAGCTTTTCTGCTGGCCTGCATCTTGCAGCTGCATTACTTCAACTCCGACTTCCTACGACTCACAGACCTGGATGATCTACCTGTCTCTTCATCAAG TGAGGAGGACCTGAGCAACACTGTGAAAGTTATTTTCCAAGC CTTGAAGGAGAACATTCAGAAACTTAAGAAACG GCTCGCCAAGGAGCAGATGAGTACTGACAGTGTTTACACCTTGGCTGATGAATCCTTGACAAATTCAGGAGAAAAGACTCCCAAAGCTAATG AGGGGAGTCAGACCAGCCAGTGGGACCTGGTATTGGATCGTGCCAGTGTACTGCTGCTTCAAGGCTTACTGGCATTACGCCGGGGTCAGGAACTTTGCTGGAGGCTGCTGGAGCTGCACAGCATGAAGATTGTCTCCACAGGCATCATCTTGATCTCACTGAAGGAG GTGTGCCTGATGAACTTCTTGTTCATGGTGCTCTGGGTGTTTGCCCTGCCATTCCCACGCATACGCCCTGTAGCCGCCAGCATTTCCTCAGTCTGGGCCTGTGTCATGGTTATCTGCAAGATGATGTACCAGCTGAAGTTCGTGAAACCCTCCGAGTACTCCTCAAACTGCACTGCC tggcTGACATCTGCGAACGGGACCTGGTCCAGGTCGAACCAGGAGCGACTGCTGAAGGCGTCTCTTTTGTACGTGGGGCCAGTGGATCCGGCAGAGTGGCTAGCAGCTCTGCAGAAGTGTGAAGACAAAATCCTGCCTTGTCTTCAG AACCACCTGATGGTGCTGGCTTTGCTGGTGTTTGACATCACAGTGCAGCGACACCAACTCCACTACAGGCTAAGAAATGACCTGAAGGTGCCTCTCACAGGCACCATCTTCCACACCGTCACACGGCAGCACCTTGACCGAGGCGTTGGACCCTGCCTTAAGTACTTCATCAATTATTTTTACTACAAGTTTGGCCTAGAG GTGTGCTGTGTGTTGGCTTTAAACGTAATCGGTCAGCGCATGGACTTCTTATCCCTGCTTCACTCCTTCGCGCTCATTGCTGTGCTGTCAAGGCGGCGCAGAAAGGCTATTGGTGAAATGTGGCCGAGATACTGCTGCTTTACAGCCAGCCTCATGGTCCTCCAGTACCTCCTCTGCATTGGGATCCCACCTGCACTCTGCTACG ATTATCCATGGAGGACTTCCAACCAGGCCTTATCCTCCAACCTCATCAAGTGGCTATACCTTCCTGATTTTGCCATGCGGCCAAATCCAGTCTTCATCCTCT ACGACTATATCCTGCTGCTAGGCTCCTCTCTCCAGTGGCAGGTGTTTGAGGATGAGAACCGGGCGGCGGTACGGCTCATCGCAGGGGAGAACGTAGAAATTAGCAGGAACCTAGATGCACAGGCTCTCAGCCAGTACAGCCCTGTGAACAACTTCTTGCATTGCAG GTCATATCTGGATATGGTGAAGGTGTTTGTGTTCAGCTACTTCTTTTGGCTCGTGCTGAGCCTGATTTTCATCACCGGAACTACGCGAATCAGCATCTTTTGCATGGGTTACCTGGTGGCCTGTTTCTACTTCATGCTGTTTGGAGGCAGCTTGCTGATGCAGCCAGTGCGCCACATTCTGAGGCTCTGGGACTGGCTCATTGGCTATACGTGCATCGTCATCACCTTCAAGAACCTGCTGTCT TTGGGGTCCTGTGTTTACCTGGgccgcctgctgcagaatgGCTGTTGGCTGATTCAGACCTTCAGCATGTTCTGCACCATACAAGGCTATGATATTC CACAGCCAAACAGCATATGCGAATTACCTGAGGGTGAGGCTGGAATTATCTGGGATGCCATTTGTTTCACCTTCCTCCTGGCCCAACGTCGAGTGTTCCTCAGCTACTACTTCCTCTATGTGGTCTCTGATCTTAAGGCCTCCAAAATCCTCGCCTCCAG GGGGGCTGAGCTGTTTGAAGCCAAAGTGAAGAAAAGAATAGCAGCCAGGCTTGAGCTTGAAAAAAAGTCAGTGGAGACATTAAAGAAACA GATGGAGAAGATTAAATCTAAGCAAAGTAGCCAACCGAATAAGCAGGATCCCCCGGAGCAGACAGGAGCAGAACAAAAGG GCGAGAGTGAAAAGGGGGAGAAAAGCAGTGGTGAGAGATGGTGGCAGCCGCGGGCCTCCCATCCCTCCA TGGCAAACACTGCTACCTACGCCCTGTTTGAGTCTGAtagtgaggaggaagaggaggggtcTCAGATGAAAGAAGAAATGACATCAccccctaaaaaaaaaactgcatttcag CTTGCTTATGAAGCATGGACGACAAGCTCTAAAGTTGCTTTGAAGGGACACAAAACAGAGGTGTCTAGACTGAAGAAGCAGGAGAGGAGAGGATCACAAGCGCTACAGAGACCACAAG GTATTGAGAAAACAGAATCGAGTGAGGATGAACTCGATCCATGTGCTGAGGAAGACATGAAGGAAGAGGAAG AAAAACTATTACAACGATTCATTGACTCGGTCAGGTTGTTCTGGGTGCTTATTTTGTCACTGCTGGATGATCTGGCAGATGGGCTGAACTCTCTATGCAAAGACAATTTAGGCATTTCCAGAGTGCTTCACTTTGAGAGGGCTATTCTGGGACAGCAGCAGAAAAAG GGGAAGGAAGTGTCTCATGAAAGTGTCAAGCAGTTTTATCAGAGCTGGATGTCCAGACAGAGCACGCAGGCGTCTTTGGAGGCTGAGGACCCCCAGCCTCGGCTCTCCTCACCTCCTGACCTGCCATCCTCACTCCATGGCTACGCAAAGTTTAAAAACTCAACCTCCAAAATGTCCTTGGGCAGTAGCTTGTCTAG CTGCATGACCGAGGAGACGTTGCTTGGGTCTCGCCAGGCCACCATCGACTTGGACGAGACCCCTGAAACGCCACCATCGGCTAAACAGCTTCGGCATAAGCTAGTCAAGTCTGCAAATGTTGATCAGTCCTCATTTGATGCTGACGACTCTGTTCCGAG TATTCCAGTGGATACCTATCAGGACAGTATGGAAGATAAAGAGTTAAAGATCTATACTGAAAAGTTAAAGGACCACTCGCAAAGAGCAAAAGTCCAAACTGAAATGATGAAAGACCATAGTGAAGAGCTACAGCAATATAGTGAAGAGCCTGAGGTTCTAAGAGAAGAGCTGAAGGTCCATAGAGAACACCTGCAGTCTCACAGTAAAGAGTTCCATACTCCAGAGTTGAGAAGCCATAGTCATGAGGATCACAGTGAAGAATCGGAAGTACATAGTGAGCCACATATCCAGAGTGAAGTGTCCAAGATCTATGACCAAGAACATGCTGGAGATAAGGAATTGCCAAAGGCTGTATCTTCAGATGAAATAGCAAGTGGCACATTGCTGGCTATGACAGAAGAAATTCCAGAGCCCAGAGTTCTCAGCCAGGAGACAAGGGCCCTCACAGCTAGTGAGCTGCTTCTCAACAA GATATTCGATATTGAAGAGATCAAGGAATCTGACGATTTCTACCACTCGTTACCAAGGCTCCTGCGGCTCATGTTTGCCCTTTATAACACCATGGTGTCCAAATCAGAGTGGTTGTGTTACTTTGTAATTATTCTCAATCACATGGTCTCTGCTTCCCTGTTAACACTAGTACTGCCCATTTTGATCTTCTTGTGGGCAATGCTATCCGTGCCACGTCCCACTAAGCGCTTCTGGATGACGGCCATCATCTACACTGAG CTGACTGTGGTCATTAAGTATTTCTTTCAGTTCGGCTTTTTTCCCTGGACCACATCTTCTTACCGTGGCATCAACGCAGATCGCCCCTTCTGTCTGCCCAACATTATTGGACTGGAGAAGAAGGATGGCTATGTCCTATTTGATCTTCTGCAACTTTTGGTTCTGTTTTTTCACAGATCAATACTTAAG TGTCATGGCCTCTGGGACAACAAAGAAGTAGAAATGCCTGATTTCTTCAAGAAACTGAAACGGAAAACAGAAAAGAACCGAGCCAGCAGCGGAGAGAAACGGAGACTCCTCTTCTTGCCTGTCCAGGCATCCACAGGCGCTCTCTTTCGACGACGGAAGGGTTGCAGCATGGATGAGAATG gtgaCACGGTATCAAAGAAGAACCCCCTGAATAAGAGTAGACATCACTCAAAAGTACCACAGGCCAGGATGAAGAGAATCAAACAGAAAATCAGGGAGAGGATACTAGAGGCAAAAGCTGTAGTCATAGAGAC AGCTCTACATGTATACCTGCCTATCAGACAATTCTTCTATGACATCATCCACCCTGAATATAGCCCCGTGTGTGATGTCTACGCTCTAATGTTCTTGATAGACGTTGTGAACTTCATCGTCATCATTTTTGGATACTGGGCATTTGGT AAACACACAGCCGCGGCCGACATTACTGAGTCCCTCTCAGAGGACCAGGTTCCTGAAGCCTTCCTGGTCATGCTGCTCATCCAGTTTGGCACAATGGTCGTTGACCGTGCTCTTTACCTTCGCAAGACGCTGTTGGGGAAATGTGTCTTTCAGGTTGTCCTGGTGTTTGGGATCCACTTCTGGATGTTTTTCATACTGCCCGGTGTCACAGAGAG GAGATTCAACAGGAATCATGTCGCCCAGCTGTGGTACTTTGTGAAATGCATTTACTTTGGCCTGTCAGCCTACCAGATCAAATGTGGCTATCCCAACCGTGTCCTAGGGAATTTCTTGACCAAGAATTACAACTACATCAACCTCTTCCTGTTCCAGGG ATTCCGGCTAATCCCCTTCCTGACAGAGCTGcgagctgtgatggactgggttTGGACAGACACAACCCTCAGCCTGTCTAACTGGATCTGTGTGGAAGATATATATGCCAACATATTTATTCTGAAATGCTGGAGGGAGTCTGAGAAG AAATACCCCCAACCCCCAGgtcaaaagaaaaagaaagttgTGAAGTATGGCATGGGCGGGTTCATCATCTTTGCTCTCATCTGCATTGTTTGGTTCCCGCTGCTTTTCATGTCTTTGGCAAAGTCTGTAGCCGGAGTGACCAACCAGCCCCTGGATGTCACACTGCAGCTCAGCATTGCTGGATATGAG CCACTGTTTACCATGAGTGCCCAGGAACAGAACCTGGTACCCTTCTCCCAGTCAGCCTACCATAAGCTAACCAACCAATATGCCACACATCCT GCTGCCATGCAGTTCATCGTGAAGTACGTTGCTGAGGACATTGTTGTGGCAAAAATAAAAAGTGATGCCAGTCTGGTGTGGGGCATCAGTCCAGCGAGTCGCCAGGCCATGATTACGGAGCTCAGCCAGTCCTCCCATGTGTACATCACGCTGCGCTGGTCCCTCCTCAG GAACGCCTCTATTGCAATGAATGCAGTAACAGCAGGGGAGCGAACTGTAAAGTATCAAGACAAGCAAATGATAGATGAAATTGTGCAGGTTCTCAGAGGGCTCCGCTCTCAGTCTGT GATCATCCAATCACTGCTGCCCAAATACATCAGGGGTGCCTCCGGGCCAGAAGCCAAGGTGGCCCACCGGCTAGAAACTG AGAATCTGGATAATCCAGAACTCCTGCAGACAACGGCCCTCTTCCGCCCCCTATCTGTCAAGCTTCAGCAACCAAACAACAGCTTAGAACCCCAGTGGTGGGTTATACAAGAGTGCCAAGCAAACCAGCCACAGACCAGCTGCAGTAACATCGAGATAGTAATCTTCAATGACAAA GATTGTGGGACTGTACATGTCAGTAGTGCTGGTTATCGGCAAGTTTGTGCGGGAGTTCTTCAATGGAATCTCACGGTCCATAATGTTCGAGGAGCTGCCCTGTGTGGACCGTGTTCTGAAACTGTGCACTGA